A window of Bradyrhizobium diazoefficiens genomic DNA:
CGCCGGCCATCGACTGGCGCGCCTGCTCGCGATAGGTCGCGCGGTCGCTTTGCAGCAGGCTCATGCGGTCGGACGGTGCCGGGCCGTTATGCGCGGGTAGCGCGAAGTTCGGGGTGCGCTGGAATACGGTCAAATGCGCGGCCTGCTCGGCGATCAGCGGGATCGACTGGATCGCCGACGAGCCTGTGCCGATCACGGCGACGCGTTTGCCCGCGAGATTGACGCCGTCATGCGGCCAGCGGCCGGTGAAGTAGACCTCGCCCTTGAAATCCTTGACACCGTCGATCTCCGGCGGCTTTGGCGCCGAGAGGCAGCCGGTGGCCATGATGTAATGGCGGCAGGAGACCGGCGCGCCGTTATCGGTGGTGATGAGCCAGCGCTTGGCCGTTTCGTCCCATTTGGCTTCGGTGACCTTGGTCTTGAAGCGGATGTCGCGCCTGAGATCGTAGCGCTCGGCAACGAAGCCGAGATAGCGCAGGATCTCGGGCTGGGTCGCGTATTTTTCCGACCAGGTCCAGGCCGTCTCGAGCTCCGGATCGAAGGTGTAGCTGTAGTCGATGGTCTGGATGTCGCAGCGCGCGCCGGGATAGCGGTTCCAGTACCAGGTGCCGCCAACGTCGCCGGCCTCTTCGAGGGCGACGGTCGCGAAGCCGGCCTTGCGCAGGCGATGCAGAAGATAGAGGCCGGCAAATCCGGCGCCGACCACGGCGACATCGACCTGCTGAGCGGTTCCGCGCTCATCGGAGGCACGTGTAGCAATCATTGCGTCAGACATCGCATTCCTCCCGTGTGTTTTGTTTTGCCAGCAGGCTATCGCCGCAGGTTTGGCTTGTCATCACAGCAAGTGCAATCTTCGGTGGTCGTTTGCGGCGGCATCGTGACCGCGTGAATCCTGCGGCGCCACACGCATCGCGATGCACAATGGCCGTGATTACCCGGACTAATCATGCCTGATCCGTCCGTGTAGGCTTGCGGTTACAAGCCACGCGTGCCCAGGTCGTCATGACAGAGTTGAGTGAGCGGACCAAAGCGAACATGGACGTCGTCCTGGAGGAGACGTGCCGGCAATTGCCGCATGGCGGCGATCACGACAGCCGCAAATTCATCGCCGAGCGCCTGATCGAGGCCGCGCAGGAGGGACATTCCACGCTCGGCGAGCTCGGCATCGTCGCGCGTCGCGCGCTGGCGGAGATTCTCGCAAAGCGCGGCTAGCTATCAGCTGCGAGACTCGCTGCGCCGAAGCTGTGCTTCCCCCGCCCGCAGCGCCGCGGAGCTTGCCTCTCCGGGCGTCGTGGACATAACCTCGCAGGAAACCTTTCCGCGCATCGAGATGCCTGAAGATGCGGTTCGTGCTTACGCTCATTGTCATGGTCGCGTGTTGCGCCGGCTCGGCCATGGCCCAGTCGGTCGGACAATTTCCGTTCGCGCTGACGCGGGAAGGGCAGATGCTCGGCGCCGTCGAAGGCGAGGTGGCGTCCTTCAAGGGACTGACCTACGCCTCGCCACCGGTCGGTGCGCGGCGCTGGCGCGCGCCGCAGCCGACACCCGAAAGTTCGGAGATGCACACCGCCTATAAGTATGGCGCGGCGTGCCTTCAACCGGCGCTGCCTGATACGAGCGAGGATTGCCTCACGCTGAACGTGTTCCGGCCTTTCGGGGTCGACGGTCCGCTGCCGGTGATGATGTTCATCCACGGTGGCGGCTTTATCAGCGGCACCGCGAACGAGCGGCTGTTCGACGGCGCCAGGCTGGCGCAGGCCGGTCTCATCGTGGTGACCGCCAATTATCGCCTCGGAGCGCTCGGCTGGCTCGCCTATCCCGCGCGGTCGGAAGGCGGCTCCGGCAATTACGGCCTGATGGACCAGATCGCCGCGCTGCATTGGGTTCACGACAACATCGCGGCGTTCGGCGGCGATCCGAACAACGTCACCTTGTTTGGCCGCGACGCAGGCGCGACGTCGATCGCGCTCCTGATGCTGTCTGCGCAATCGCGCGATCTCTTCCAGAAGGCGATTCTGCAATCGGTCCCCGGTCGCGCGCGCCTGCGGTCAGCAAAGGACGCGGAGGCCGTCGGCCGGCAGTTCGCGGCGGCGCTTGGACCGCAGGCAGATTTGCGCACAGCCGAACCGCGACGCCTGCTTGCCGCCGAAGGCCGTCTGCTGGAGAAATCGCAGCGCAGCTTCGCGCCGATGATGGATGGAGGTCTGGTGACCGAAGATATCGCCGCCGGCTTTGCGGCCGGACATCAAAGCCGCATTCCCCTGATCGTCGGCTCGAACGATGACGAGACGGGTTTCGACGGCGAGTTCGATGTCAAGGAGGTCGCTTCGTCGGGCGTCACGAGCGATGAGCTGCGCAGGCTCTATCCCGGCCTCGCCAAGCCTTCGGAACTCGCGGCGAGGTTCTATACCGACAAGGTCTTTTCCGAGCCCGCAAGATTGCTGGCCCGCTCGCATGCCGCAAGCGGCGCGGCGACCTTTCGCTATCGCTTCGCCTATGTGCCCGAGGCCCGGCGCGCCAACCCCGAGGGCGGGCAAGGCCGGGAGTTGCAGTTCATCTTCGGTGTGGAAGGCGTGCCAGGAGCGGGCATTCTCTCGCGCGGTGATCGCGAGGTTGCAAGCCGCATGCGGTCCTACTGGATCAACTTCGCCAGGAGCGGCGATCCCAACGGTCCCGGTCTGCCGCATTGGGACGCTGCGGCAGGCAGAGACCGCCTGCTGCTGATCGCGAACGACGGCATCGCGAGCGAGGACGATCCCTGGTCGGAGCGTCTCGACCGGCTGACAGGCGAGAGCAAAAATTGAGCTGGACTCAAGCCGCGAGCTCGACGCGGGGGGCCGGGGTCAGCCGGTCTTCCTCCAGATAGTCCATCGCGCCATCCTTTTCGACGGCGTAGTACTGCTGGCCTTCCCTCGACCTGAAGGCGGCGCGAACGATACCGCGACGGCCTTTGTCACTGTTGACGACGTCCCCCAGCGCAAACTTCCTCATCCCACGTCTCACTTGTCTTCAGGCCGACTGCTTCGGCCACACCCGGGATTTTGGGCGGCAAATCGTTAACGGCTTGCTAACCATGCCGGTTTGCCTATGCTCGCCGCCAGTCGCGCGAGCACTTGCACGCGCATGTTGCCGACGAGACGAGCCCCATGACGCGATTTCCGACCCTCTTCCTGTCGCATGGCGGCGGTCCCTGGCCATTCATGGAGGACAGGCGGGTGCAATATGCCAAGACCGCCCAGGAGTTCGGCCGGTTGCCGCAGCTTCTCCCCGAGAGGCCGAAGGCCGTGCTCGTCATCACCGGCCATTGGGAGGCCGATGCCTTCACCGTGTCCACTTCGGCGCATCCGCCGATGGTGTACGACTATTACGGTTTCCCCGAGCACACCTATCATCTCAAATATCCGGCGCCAGGCAGGCCCGAGCTCGCAGCGCAGGTGAAGGCGCTGCTTGCGCGTGCGGGCCTCGATTGCCGGGAAGACCCCAATCAGGGTTTTGATCACGGCACCTTCGTGCCGCTCGGGCTGATGTATCCGAAAGCCGACATGCCGATCGTGCTGCTCTCGCTGAAGTCTGCCTACGATGCGGCCGAGCACATCAAGGTCGGCCAGGCGATTGCGTCGCTCCGCGATGAAGGCATTCTGATTGTCGGCAGCGGGCTGACCTATCACAACATGCGTGGCTTCAATCGATCGGAGTCCAGGCCGGTTTCCTATGATTTCGAGGCCTATCTGAACGAGGCGATCAGCAATCCGGATCCGGCCCGCCGCAACGCGATGCTGGTTGATTGGGAGAACGCACCGGGCGCGCGCCTGGCGCATCCCCGCGAGGACCATCTGCTGCCGCTGATGGTGGCCGCCGGCGCCGCCGGCAGCGATGTGGGCAAGCGCGTCTTCGTCGACGAGGTCGCGCACGTGGTGATGGCGTCGTATGTGTTTGGCGGGTGAAGAGACCCGCGCTCACCCGTATCTCAGCTTCATGAACAGGATGCCGCCGGCGAGCACGATCGTGATGGCGTTGGCGGCGACGAGCGGGGCGTCGCCGGAGAGCAGGCCGTAGACGAGCCAGAGCGCCAGGCCCAGCACCATGACCAGGAACATGCCGAGCGAAATGTCGCGCGCCGAGCGCGTCTTCCACACCTTGATGAACTGGGGTGCGTAGGCGACGGTGGTGCAGGTTGCTGCGGCAAAGCCAAACAGCTTGATCAAGAACGGGTCCATGCCGGCTCTATAGCATGGATTCGACGACGGCGATGCCTGGAGCTTTGTTCCGATCAAATCGGAACGAAGCTCCAGATACCGGGTTTGACGTGTTTTCTTGACACGAAGCGGCATGCACTTCGCTTGAAGACGCTACGCGCGGGCCGACATGAGATCGCGGTAGAGCGCGGCATAATCGCCGGCGCGGTTGCGCCAGGAGACGTCGGTCGCAAGGCCATTTCGTTGCAGCCGGCGCCAGGTCTGCTTGTCGTGGAAGGCGGTGTTGGCCCTGCGCAGCGTGCCGGCGAGGGCATCCGCCGTCACGGGTGCGAATTTGAAACCGGTGGCATCGCGGCCGGAGGCATCGGCCTCGCCGATATCGACGATGGTGTCCTCGAGCCCGCCGACGCGTGAGACGATCGGGACGGCGCCGTAGCGCAGTGCGCAGAGCTGGGTCAGGCCGCACGGCTCGAAGCGCGAGGGTACGAGCAGCGCGTCGGAGCCGGCCTGCAGCAGATGCGCCAGGATCTCGTCATAGCCGATCACGACCCCGATCCGGCCGGGATTGGCGCGGGCTGCGGCTTGATAGCGATCCTGGAGATCGCGGTCGCCGCTGCCGAGCAGCGCGAGCTGCATGCCTTCGCCCAGGATGGTCGGAATGACCTCGAGCAGGAGATCGAGCCCCTTCTGCCAGGACAGCCGGCTGATGACGCCGAGCAGCGGCGCCTCGTCCGAGGAATCGAGATTGAACTGCTGCTGGAGCACCGCCTTGTTCGCGGCCCGGAACGTCAGGTCATCTGCGCCGTAGCGGTAGGCGATGTGTGGATCGTCTTGCGGATTCCACACCGCTATGTCGATGCCGTTGAGGATGCCGCTCAGCACATGCGCGCGTTCGCGCAACAGGCCACCGAACCCCATGCCGCCTTCGTCGCTCTGGATCTCGCGTGCGTAGGTCGGCGATACCGTGGTGATGCGGTCGGCGAATTGCAGGCCGGCCTTGAGGAAGCTGATGCCGCCGAAATATTCCAGGCCGTGGATGTTGAAGGAGTCCCAGGGCAGGCCGATCGATCCGATCAGCTCAGGCGCGAACTTGCCCTGATAGGCGATGTTGTGGATGGTCATCACGGTGGCCGGTCGCGGGCGATTGTCATAGTGCAGATAGGCCGGCGCGAGCCCGGCCTGCCAGTCGTGGGCGTGCACGACGTCGGGCACGAATGCGGGCACGAGGCCGTGGCCGATATCCGCCGCGACGCGCGACAGCGCCGCGAAGCGCACGCCGTTGTCCGGCCAGTCGATGCCCTCGGTGGTGACATAGGGATTGCCCGGCCGCGCATAGAGATGCGGCACGTCGAGCACGAACAGATCGAGCCCCTCGTGGAAGCCGGCGAGCAGCCGCCCGGGGCCGCCGAAATAATCCGGCCAGGTCTGGATCTCCGCTGCGCCGGACACCAGCCGCATCACGTCGGGATAGCCCGGCATCAAGGTGCGCATCTCGACGCCGTGCGCCTTCAGCGCGATCGGCAGCGCACCGGCGACGTCCGCGAGACCGCCGGTCTTGACGATGGGATAGACTTCGGAGGCGACCGCGAGGACGCGAACAGGCCTCATTTATTGAGCCCATCGAGCATCGGCTGGGTGATCAGCGAGATGCCCTGCTCGGTGGTGCGGAATCGCTTCGCATCGAACTCGGGATCCTCGCCGACGACGAGCCCTTCCGGAATTTCAACGCCGCGGTCGATCACGACGTTCTTCAGCCGCGCGCCGCGGCCGACATTGACGTAAGGCATGATCACGGCGTTCTCGACATTGGCATAGGAGTTGATGCGCACACCGGTGAACAGCAGCGATCGCCGCAGCGAGGCGCCGGAGATGATGCAGCCGCCGGAGACCAGCGAGCTCACCGCCTGGCCGCGCCGGCTCTCCTCGTCGTGAACGAATTTGGCCGGCGGCGTGATCTCCGCATAGGACCAGATTGGCCAGGCGCGGTCGAACAAATCGAGCTCGGGCACCACGTCGGTGAGGTCGATATTGGCGGACCAATAGGCGTCGACCGTGCCGACGTCGCGCCAATAGGCGACGTCGTTGCTGCCGGAGCGCACGCAGGAGGTCGAGAACTGGTGCGCGATGGCGCGGCCGTTCTTGACGAGGTACGGAATGATGTCCTTGCCGAAATCGTGATTGGAGTTCGGGTCCTCGGCGTCGCGCTTGAGCTGGTCGAACAGGAATTTCGCGTTGAACACGTAGATGCCCATGCTGGCGAGCGAGACGTCCGGCTTGCCGGGCATCGGTGGCGGATCTTTTGGCTTCTCCAGGAACTCCTGAATCCAGCCGTTCTCGTCGATATGCATGATGCCGAAGCCCGAGGATTCCGCACGCGGCATCTCCAGGCAGCCGACCGTGACGTCGGCGCCGCTCTCGACGTGCTGGCGCAGCATCACCTCGTAGTCCATCTTATAGATGTGGTCGCCCGCCAGCACCACGATGAAGCGGCAAGCGTGGGATTCGATGATGTCGATGTTCTGGTACACCGCATCCGCCGTGCCGACATACCACATGCTCTCGGAGACGCGCTGGCTCGCGGGCAGGATGTCGAAGCTCTCGTTGCGTTCGGGGCGGAAGAAGTTCCAGCCCATCTGAAGGTGCCGGATCAGGCTGTGTGCCTTGTATTGGGTCGCCACCGCGATGCGGCGGATGCCCGAATTGACGGCATTCGACAGCGCGAAATCGATGATGCGGGACTTGCCGCCGAAATAGACGGCCGGCTTGGCGCGGCGGTCAGTCAGCTCCAGGAGCCGGCTGCCGCGTCCGCCAGCCAGGACGAACGCCAGCGCCTGACGGGCGAGCGGCTCATTACCGACGGCACTCATGTCATCCTCCCCACTCTCGCCCGGCGCACGCCGAAGCCATTTGTCGCGAGAAGCCCCGCGCCTTTGGAACCGATAGTAGCGGCACGAATAGTAAATCGTGAAGTAGGTTGTTGGTTGCGAGCGCGGGAAGCTTAATGCTTTGCCTTGGTCGCCGGTGTCACAGGGACGCGTTGGCCCGCCTCGTATGCCGACGGCCGCCTCGCAACGAGGCATGAACGAGACTTGTGCGCCGCACGCAAATCCGGGCTCCGAAAATCCGGACTTTGACTTGGCGCAAGGATGTCCGATCATGACGCGGTGATCCTTTTCCAAGCAGACGTCAGACAGGAGTAAGACGATGAGGATCTGGAAAACGGCAATTGCCTGTTCGCTCGCCGGCGTGGTCATCGCCGGCCAAATTCAGCAGGCGGCAGCAGCCCCGCTGCCGACCAACGTCGCGAGCATGAAGGCCGCGGTCGGCGAGGATGTCACGCAGGTGCATTGGCGCGGTGGTGGCTTGGGACTTGCCCTTGGCGGGCTTGCAGCCGGCGCCATCATCGGCGGCGCCATCGCCGGCGCGCCTTTCGGCTACGGTTATTATGGCGGCCCGTACTATGGATATGGATATCCCGGCTACGGTTACGGTTATGCGCCGGCGTATTACGGCTACGGACCGGCCTACGTCTATCCGCGAGTTTATCGGCCCTATCGCCCCTATTACGGCTATGGCTATTACCGGCCGTACCGGGTCTATCACCGTCACTATTACCGCCGATATTGGTGATCGCACGTGTCGGCTCGCGTGCAAGCCACGCGACCGGGCTCATGCAGGCGAATGCATGACAATCAGAAACAATGTGTGATGGCACTGCCGGGCGCCGCCCCGGCCGTGTTTGGGAACCCCGGGGAACAACGGGACGTTTGCACCGCCGGGCAGGCAAACCGGGAGCGGCGCCGTGCGAGCGCAGATCGCGTTATTCTTTTGTCTCATTACTTTTTCGCTTTCAATCCTCTCTGTAGCCCGGGCCGAAAGCGGTCTCGCCTCGTATTACGGCTATGGAAAAGCCGGCAAAGGGGAGCTGACCTGTGCGCACCGTACGCGTCCGTTCGGCAGCGTGCTCAAGGTGTCCTATGGCGGGCGCACGATCCAGTGCCGTGTCAACGATCGCGGTCCCTTCATTCGCGGCCGTATCGTCGATCTCTCGGTGCCGGCCGCCCGCGCACTCGGCATGATGAAAGCCGGTGTGGTGCGAGTCTCCGTGGAATAGGCCGGCCCGCGCGCTATAGTGTCCCTCAAACGAGGGGAGGGGCGCCATGGCCGGGATCAGGGTCGGACTCGTCGGCTGCGGCTTCGTATCGGAGCTGCACATGTATGCGTTCCGGCGCGTCTATGGCGTGGATGTCGAGGTCGCAGCGGTTGCCGCGCGCGGTGACCGCATCGTCGAATTCGCCGGTCGCCATAACATCCCGCGCGTCTATCGCAGCTTCGCCGAACTGATCGCGGACCGCGACCTCGACGTCGTCGACATCTGCACCCCGCCGAACCTTCACGCAGAGATGATCGTCGCCAGCATGCGGGCCGGCAAGCATGTGATCTGCGAGAAGCCATTCGCCGGCTATTTCGGCCGCGAGGGCGATGCGCAGCCGATCGGCAAACAGGTGCCGAAGGCGCTGATGTATGAGCGCGTTCTGGAGGAGATGGACGCGACGCGCGCCGCGATCGAGCGTACCGGAAGGCTCTTCATGTATGCCGAGGACTGGATCTACGCGCCGGCGGTGACCAAGACTGCGGAGATTCTCAGAGCGACCAAGGACAAGATCCTGTTCATGAAGGGCGAGGAAAGCCATTCCGGCTCGCACGCGGCGCATGCCGCGCAATGGGCGATGACCGGCGGCGGCGCGCTGATCCGCATGGGCTGCCACCCGCTCTCGGCCATGCTCTATCTCAAGCAGGTCGAGGCGAAGGCGCGCGGCGAGACCATTCGCGTCGCCAGCGTCACCGGCGACGTCGGCAACGTCACAGCCGGCCTCAAGCCCGAGGAGCGCAGTTACATCAAGGCCAATCCGGTCGATGTCGAGGACTGGGGCACGCTCACCGCCACGTTCTCCGACGGTACCAAGGCGACCGTGTTCTCCGGCGACATGATCATGGGCGGCGTGCGCAATCTGATCGAGACCTACACCAGCGGCGGCTCGCTATTCGCCAACATCACCCCCAACACGCATCTGATGAGCTACCAGACCAGCGACGAGAAGCTGGCCTCGGTCTACATCACCGAAAAGGTCGATCGCAAAACCGGCTGGCAATATGTCTGCCTCGAGGAGGAATGGACGCGCGGCTATTTGCAGGAGATCCAGGATTTCATGGAATGCGTGGCGACGGGCCGGCAGCCGCTGTCCGACCTCGCGCTGGCCTACGAGACGATCAAGGTGAACTACGCCGGCTATTGGGCGGCGGAGGAGGGGCGAAGGGTGGTGCTGTAGGGGCGGCGCGTTTCTCTTACCCTCCCCTTCCAGGGGAGGGTAAGAGCACCACTCGCGCCGCACATCGGCTCAGGCCCCGTAAGTCGAGCCCTTCGGTAGCGGAAACACCGGCTCCCGCGTGCGGATATTGGTCGGCCACACCACCGAGATGTGCTCGCCGGCGTTCTGCATCACCACCGGCGTCGAGCGTTCGTTCTGTCCGGAGAGCGGCGTGCCTGGCGGGAAGAATTTCACGCCATAGCCCTGGATGGTGCCGCCGGCGGGAATGTCGACGTCGAGCGCGGCTTTCCGAATGGCTTCGGGCTCGAAGCTGCCGTACTTCTCCTTGGCCACCGGCAGCACGTTATTGAGCAGCACCCAGGTCTGGTTGAAGCCCATCGAGCAGTGCGGCGGCACGTCGGTGGCGCCGGTCTTGGCCTTGTAGCGCGTGACCATCGCGTTGATCAGCTCGCCCATGCCCGGCGCGAGCTTTTTCGGATCGAGCAGCTGCGCCGGCACCGGATCGATGTTGCAGAAATTGTCGATGTCGGTCCCGAACGTGGCGCGCAGCTTGTCGAGCTGGCTGTAGCCCGCCCCGGCGCCGAACAGCATCTTGAAGCGCAACCCGCTCTCGCGGGCCTGGCGCAGGAACAGGGTGATATCGGGGTTATAGCCGGCATGCGAGATCACGTCGGCCTTGGCGCGCTTGATCTTCGTGACGAGCACCGAGAGGTCGGGTGCGGAAGCCGAATAGCCTTCGCGCAGCACGACCTGGATGCCGGCCTGCTTGGCATAGGCCTCGTCCGCCGCGGCGACGCCGACGCCATAGGGGCCGTCCTCGTGGATCAGCGCGACCTTGATGTCCTTCGGCTCCATGCCGAGCTTGGCTTTCGCGTGCTCGGCGAGGAAGCCGGCGAAGGCCTGGCCGTACTGGTCTGAATGGATCTGCGCGCGAAACACGTATTTCAGGTTCTTGTCCTTGAATACGGCGGTCGAGACCGCGGTCGTGATCCAGAGGATCTTCTTCTGCTGCTCGACCTTCGCCGCCATCGGCACGGCATGCGCGCTGGAATAGACGCCGTTGATGATGTCGATCTTTTCCTGGCTGATCAGCCGCTCGGCCTCGTTGATCGCTACATCCGCCTTGCTCTGGGAATCCGCCGCCACCGGCACGATCTTGGTCTTGCCGCCGATGCCCCCCTTCTCGTTGACGAGATCGATGGCGATCTGCGCGCCGACCGAGGAGGCGACCGAG
This region includes:
- a CDS encoding carboxylesterase family protein, with the translated sequence MRFVLTLIVMVACCAGSAMAQSVGQFPFALTREGQMLGAVEGEVASFKGLTYASPPVGARRWRAPQPTPESSEMHTAYKYGAACLQPALPDTSEDCLTLNVFRPFGVDGPLPVMMFIHGGGFISGTANERLFDGARLAQAGLIVVTANYRLGALGWLAYPARSEGGSGNYGLMDQIAALHWVHDNIAAFGGDPNNVTLFGRDAGATSIALLMLSAQSRDLFQKAILQSVPGRARLRSAKDAEAVGRQFAAALGPQADLRTAEPRRLLAAEGRLLEKSQRSFAPMMDGGLVTEDIAAGFAAGHQSRIPLIVGSNDDETGFDGEFDVKEVASSGVTSDELRRLYPGLAKPSELAARFYTDKVFSEPARLLARSHAASGAATFRYRFAYVPEARRANPEGGQGRELQFIFGVEGVPGAGILSRGDREVASRMRSYWINFARSGDPNGPGLPHWDAAAGRDRLLLIANDGIASEDDPWSERLDRLTGESKN
- a CDS encoding class III extradiol ring-cleavage dioxygenase translates to MTRFPTLFLSHGGGPWPFMEDRRVQYAKTAQEFGRLPQLLPERPKAVLVITGHWEADAFTVSTSAHPPMVYDYYGFPEHTYHLKYPAPGRPELAAQVKALLARAGLDCREDPNQGFDHGTFVPLGLMYPKADMPIVLLSLKSAYDAAEHIKVGQAIASLRDEGILIVGSGLTYHNMRGFNRSESRPVSYDFEAYLNEAISNPDPARRNAMLVDWENAPGARLAHPREDHLLPLMVAAGAAGSDVGKRVFVDEVAHVVMASYVFGG
- a CDS encoding SemiSWEET transporter, which produces MDPFLIKLFGFAAATCTTVAYAPQFIKVWKTRSARDISLGMFLVMVLGLALWLVYGLLSGDAPLVAANAITIVLAGGILFMKLRYG
- the glgA gene encoding glycogen synthase GlgA → MRPVRVLAVASEVYPIVKTGGLADVAGALPIALKAHGVEMRTLMPGYPDVMRLVSGAAEIQTWPDYFGGPGRLLAGFHEGLDLFVLDVPHLYARPGNPYVTTEGIDWPDNGVRFAALSRVAADIGHGLVPAFVPDVVHAHDWQAGLAPAYLHYDNRPRPATVMTIHNIAYQGKFAPELIGSIGLPWDSFNIHGLEYFGGISFLKAGLQFADRITTVSPTYAREIQSDEGGMGFGGLLRERAHVLSGILNGIDIAVWNPQDDPHIAYRYGADDLTFRAANKAVLQQQFNLDSSDEAPLLGVISRLSWQKGLDLLLEVIPTILGEGMQLALLGSGDRDLQDRYQAAARANPGRIGVVIGYDEILAHLLQAGSDALLVPSRFEPCGLTQLCALRYGAVPIVSRVGGLEDTIVDIGEADASGRDATGFKFAPVTADALAGTLRRANTAFHDKQTWRRLQRNGLATDVSWRNRAGDYAALYRDLMSARA
- the glgC gene encoding glucose-1-phosphate adenylyltransferase, with translation MSAVGNEPLARQALAFVLAGGRGSRLLELTDRRAKPAVYFGGKSRIIDFALSNAVNSGIRRIAVATQYKAHSLIRHLQMGWNFFRPERNESFDILPASQRVSESMWYVGTADAVYQNIDIIESHACRFIVVLAGDHIYKMDYEVMLRQHVESGADVTVGCLEMPRAESSGFGIMHIDENGWIQEFLEKPKDPPPMPGKPDVSLASMGIYVFNAKFLFDQLKRDAEDPNSNHDFGKDIIPYLVKNGRAIAHQFSTSCVRSGSNDVAYWRDVGTVDAYWSANIDLTDVVPELDLFDRAWPIWSYAEITPPAKFVHDEESRRGQAVSSLVSGGCIISGASLRRSLLFTGVRINSYANVENAVIMPYVNVGRGARLKNVVIDRGVEIPEGLVVGEDPEFDAKRFRTTEQGISLITQPMLDGLNK
- a CDS encoding septal ring lytic transglycosylase RlpA family protein; translation: MRAQIALFFCLITFSLSILSVARAESGLASYYGYGKAGKGELTCAHRTRPFGSVLKVSYGGRTIQCRVNDRGPFIRGRIVDLSVPAARALGMMKAGVVRVSVE
- a CDS encoding Gfo/Idh/MocA family oxidoreductase: MAGIRVGLVGCGFVSELHMYAFRRVYGVDVEVAAVAARGDRIVEFAGRHNIPRVYRSFAELIADRDLDVVDICTPPNLHAEMIVASMRAGKHVICEKPFAGYFGREGDAQPIGKQVPKALMYERVLEEMDATRAAIERTGRLFMYAEDWIYAPAVTKTAEILRATKDKILFMKGEESHSGSHAAHAAQWAMTGGGALIRMGCHPLSAMLYLKQVEAKARGETIRVASVTGDVGNVTAGLKPEERSYIKANPVDVEDWGTLTATFSDGTKATVFSGDMIMGGVRNLIETYTSGGSLFANITPNTHLMSYQTSDEKLASVYITEKVDRKTGWQYVCLEEEWTRGYLQEIQDFMECVATGRQPLSDLALAYETIKVNYAGYWAAEEGRRVVL
- a CDS encoding ABC transporter substrate-binding protein, with protein sequence MPTSRRQLLKSSAAAAAALSLDWTRAQAQAENLRIGLIYDLTGPFAAGGSVASSVGAQIAIDLVNEKGGIGGKTKIVPVAADSQSKADVAINEAERLISQEKIDIINGVYSSAHAVPMAAKVEQQKKILWITTAVSTAVFKDKNLKYVFRAQIHSDQYGQAFAGFLAEHAKAKLGMEPKDIKVALIHEDGPYGVGVAAADEAYAKQAGIQVVLREGYSASAPDLSVLVTKIKRAKADVISHAGYNPDITLFLRQARESGLRFKMLFGAGAGYSQLDKLRATFGTDIDNFCNIDPVPAQLLDPKKLAPGMGELINAMVTRYKAKTGATDVPPHCSMGFNQTWVLLNNVLPVAKEKYGSFEPEAIRKAALDVDIPAGGTIQGYGVKFFPPGTPLSGQNERSTPVVMQNAGEHISVVWPTNIRTREPVFPLPKGSTYGA